In Sebaldella termitidis ATCC 33386, one DNA window encodes the following:
- a CDS encoding HPr family phosphocarrier protein, with protein sequence MEIELTVNNASGLHSRPAGKLVNTAVKFKSEIMLYNGDKTANAKRILSLLKLGASKGSRIKVVIEGEDEKEAMTEIKRLFYNNFGE encoded by the coding sequence ATGGAAATAGAACTGACAGTTAACAATGCATCAGGACTGCATTCCAGACCGGCCGGAAAGCTGGTAAATACAGCGGTAAAATTCAAATCGGAGATAATGCTGTATAATGGAGATAAAACAGCTAATGCAAAAAGAATTTTATCACTTTTAAAATTAGGGGCAAGTAAAGGAAGCAGAATAAAAGTAGTTATTGAGGGAGAAGATGAGAAAGAAGCTATGACGGAGATAAAAAGATTGTTTTATAATAATTTCGGAGAGTAA
- a CDS encoding PTS sugar transporter subunit IIA, whose protein sequence is MHNLFDYFKKDLIFLDFESDNQINFFGKIYKILEERGDVKFSFLNSIIEREKEFPTGLDLGKYKIAIPHTNPEHINTEAIVFVRNKNKIVFRDMGMDLNDLETDFIFVLLVKKNGEQIEVLENLMNLLSEEKLLDELKNSETEEEVYNLLREKIK, encoded by the coding sequence ATGCATAATTTATTTGATTATTTTAAAAAGGATCTTATATTTCTTGATTTTGAATCTGATAATCAAATTAATTTTTTTGGTAAGATTTACAAAATACTTGAAGAAAGGGGCGATGTAAAATTTTCTTTTCTAAATTCAATAATAGAGAGAGAAAAGGAATTTCCCACTGGACTGGATCTGGGGAAATATAAAATAGCAATACCGCACACTAATCCTGAACATATTAATACAGAAGCCATAGTTTTTGTAAGGAATAAAAATAAGATAGTATTCAGGGATATGGGAATGGATCTGAATGATCTGGAAACTGATTTCATATTTGTGCTGTTGGTAAAAAAGAACGGGGAACAAATAGAAGTTTTGGAAAATCTGATGAATCTTCTTTCAGAGGAAAAGCTGCTGGATGAATTGAAAAATTCAGAGACTGAGGAAGAAGTATATAATTTATTAAGAGAAAAAATAAAATAA
- a CDS encoding PTS sugar transporter subunit IIB, which produces MKRIIVACGSGVATSQTVASKVEKLLKEKKINAKVEAVDIKSLKTYLKQSDVYISIVPAKEEVGIPVLSGIPFLTGVGVNEELEKLIKIINS; this is translated from the coding sequence ATGAAAAGAATTATCGTAGCATGCGGTTCAGGAGTAGCAACATCACAAACAGTAGCTTCAAAGGTAGAAAAGCTTTTGAAGGAGAAAAAGATAAATGCAAAGGTAGAGGCAGTGGATATAAAATCACTGAAAACATATTTAAAGCAGAGTGATGTGTATATTTCCATAGTACCGGCCAAGGAAGAGGTGGGAATACCCGTATTAAGCGGAATACCTTTTTTGACAGGAGTAGGGGTAAATGAAGAACTGGAAAAATTAATCAAAATAATAAACAGTTAG
- a CDS encoding PTS galactitol transporter subunit IIC — MKEIINYILNDLGAHVFLPMIMIIVGLIVRMKFKDAFSSALTLGVAFLGMGMVLGFMFNSIGPASESFVKNTGLQLNAIDTGWSPLASVAWGWPYAFFLFPIQIGINIIMLATKQTNTLNVDLWNVWNKILTAVFVTAISGSVIAGLAVGAVEVYFELKNSDLTQAEVYKITKIPGVACPHSMALFNVIVYPFDLLLRKIPFFNRQLDAEHLKDKIGIFAENHVMGFIVGILIGIFARYDVSQILTLGVQAATALRIFPMVAKLFMEALAPISDAASEFMKKRFPGREFYIGLDWPFLAGSSELWVTTIILVPITILFAVILPGNNVLPFGGIINICIAVPLLIVTGGNLLRMIVIGIITTPVFLYVGTYFAPTITELARKVGTVEIPANSMITWSSMEAPVFRFVWSYASGVMKGNFTGVIFLAIWLALWVFYVKGMKKRREEELNAEMAEA; from the coding sequence ATGAAAGAGATTATCAACTATATTCTGAACGATTTGGGAGCGCATGTTTTTCTGCCTATGATAATGATAATAGTGGGTCTGATAGTCAGAATGAAATTTAAGGATGCATTTTCATCAGCATTAACACTTGGTGTGGCATTTCTGGGGATGGGAATGGTTCTTGGATTTATGTTTAATTCCATAGGGCCTGCATCCGAAAGCTTTGTAAAAAACACAGGACTGCAGTTAAATGCAATTGATACAGGATGGTCTCCGCTGGCTTCTGTCGCATGGGGATGGCCGTATGCATTTTTTCTTTTTCCGATACAGATAGGGATAAATATAATTATGCTTGCCACAAAACAGACAAATACCCTGAATGTGGATTTATGGAATGTATGGAATAAAATTCTTACAGCAGTATTTGTAACGGCAATTTCGGGAAGTGTAATAGCCGGACTTGCGGTTGGTGCGGTAGAAGTATATTTTGAGCTGAAAAACTCTGATCTTACACAGGCTGAGGTATATAAAATAACCAAGATTCCGGGAGTGGCATGTCCACATTCTATGGCACTGTTTAATGTAATAGTATATCCCTTTGATCTGCTTTTGAGAAAAATTCCGTTTTTTAACAGACAGCTTGATGCAGAACATCTTAAGGATAAAATAGGAATATTTGCAGAAAATCATGTGATGGGTTTCATAGTGGGAATACTTATAGGAATATTTGCAAGATATGATGTGAGTCAGATACTTACATTAGGTGTACAGGCTGCAACAGCATTAAGAATATTTCCCATGGTGGCTAAATTATTTATGGAAGCCCTTGCACCTATTTCAGATGCAGCAAGTGAATTTATGAAGAAAAGATTTCCCGGAAGAGAATTTTATATCGGGCTTGACTGGCCGTTTCTTGCAGGATCCTCTGAATTATGGGTAACTACTATAATTCTGGTACCTATTACAATATTATTTGCTGTAATACTGCCGGGAAATAACGTACTTCCGTTCGGCGGGATTATTAATATCTGTATAGCTGTTCCTCTGCTGATAGTAACAGGCGGAAATCTTCTCAGAATGATAGTAATAGGAATAATAACTACACCGGTTTTTCTATATGTAGGTACTTATTTTGCACCGACTATAACTGAGCTTGCAAGAAAAGTAGGTACAGTGGAAATTCCTGCCAATTCAATGATAACCTGGTCAAGTATGGAAGCCCCAGTATTCAGATTTGTCTGGTCATATGCTTCCGGAGTAATGAAAGGAAATTTTACGGGAGTTATTTTTCTGGCAATATGGCTGGCTTTGTGGGTTTTTTATGTGAAGGGCATGAAGAAAAGAAGGGAAGAAGAACTAAACGCAGAAATGGCGGAGGCATAA
- a CDS encoding BglG family transcription antiterminator — protein MKEIEIFNIFISSDEVNINELAGKFYVTERSIRYNIEKINQVLELLNFNTIQKTKKGCLTLSKNQNLNKMLDFLKELEILLPYERMEILKLTLALDPNGLNINRLYKKLEVSRTTLKKDFDEVKRELFQSGLLVEQVKKGGLQISGEYEDIEKFRIKFLMKYLQLYLDNRPGKSFEKIILNMMKDIFRLNNPGLVKKFIKNVAKNLEIIISDEPFGIIASYMLIVILNNKSGKENLQEPAVTEERFLKETDEYRSIIKHISEIEMAEEIKFKNTQILKLADLVLGSNSFHIENDFYESWIEIDLLAKKLINNMNQKIEADISNDEILFRCLIHHLKPTIYRIKKGVRIVNPIFENMKIKKDDFYYYVKDAAKELEKMLGQEIPEDELFLLIIHFKASIERNRPKHVKKILLVCSLGYGTATLLAQNIRDTYEVEIMEILPYYALRESIKEYKGIDLIITTVDIKESKKPKNVPVVKINPIFTLDDIKILNEANLEQSNKTILLSEIIDVIEKETRILNRERLIDSLSVKLENKIINDIGKKKVEILEILKEENIYLNQEVKNWQEAIIFGGKVLESRGYISSSYIDDMLEMSNKYSEYIVISEGVAIPHSKNKRNVFKTGMMLLTLKNPVTFPAGQSVDTFFIFSIYKKQEHLNAISELIDLILKYDIRSYLKKESRKKNVIKFISNVES, from the coding sequence TTGAAAGAAATCGAAATTTTTAATATTTTTATTTCTTCAGATGAAGTAAACATCAATGAATTAGCCGGTAAGTTTTATGTCACAGAAAGGAGTATAAGATATAATATCGAAAAAATAAATCAGGTTTTGGAGCTTCTCAATTTTAATACCATACAAAAAACCAAGAAAGGATGTCTTACATTATCAAAAAATCAAAATCTGAATAAAATGCTGGATTTTCTAAAAGAACTGGAAATTTTATTACCTTATGAAAGGATGGAAATATTAAAGCTGACACTTGCTTTGGATCCGAACGGCCTAAATATAAACAGGCTTTATAAAAAACTGGAGGTCTCCAGAACAACCTTGAAAAAGGATTTTGATGAAGTAAAAAGAGAGCTTTTCCAATCAGGGCTTTTGGTAGAGCAGGTGAAGAAAGGCGGGCTTCAGATAAGCGGGGAATATGAAGATATAGAAAAATTCCGGATCAAATTTCTTATGAAATATCTTCAGCTTTATCTGGATAACAGACCGGGAAAATCCTTTGAAAAAATTATACTTAATATGATGAAAGATATTTTTAGACTTAATAATCCGGGACTGGTGAAAAAATTTATAAAAAATGTAGCAAAAAATCTGGAAATTATTATATCTGACGAACCATTCGGCATAATAGCCAGCTATATGCTTATAGTAATACTGAACAATAAATCTGGAAAGGAGAATTTACAGGAGCCTGCTGTGACAGAAGAAAGGTTTCTGAAGGAAACAGATGAATATCGGTCAATAATAAAACATATAAGTGAAATTGAAATGGCAGAAGAAATAAAATTTAAAAATACCCAGATATTAAAACTCGCTGATCTGGTTTTAGGGAGCAATTCATTTCATATAGAAAATGATTTTTATGAAAGCTGGATAGAAATAGACCTTCTGGCTAAAAAGCTTATAAATAATATGAATCAGAAGATCGAAGCTGATATATCAAATGACGAAATACTTTTCAGATGTCTTATACATCATTTGAAACCGACGATTTACAGGATAAAAAAAGGCGTAAGAATAGTAAATCCAATATTTGAGAATATGAAAATAAAGAAAGATGATTTCTATTATTATGTAAAAGATGCAGCAAAAGAACTGGAAAAAATGCTGGGACAGGAAATACCGGAAGATGAGCTTTTTCTGCTGATAATACATTTTAAGGCATCTATAGAAAGAAACCGGCCGAAGCATGTAAAAAAAATACTTCTGGTATGCAGTCTGGGATACGGAACAGCTACACTGCTTGCTCAGAATATAAGGGATACATATGAAGTGGAAATTATGGAAATACTTCCTTATTATGCTTTAAGAGAATCAATAAAGGAGTATAAGGGAATAGATCTTATAATTACCACTGTGGATATAAAGGAAAGCAAAAAGCCAAAGAATGTGCCTGTGGTAAAAATAAATCCGATATTTACTCTGGATGATATCAAAATACTGAATGAGGCAAATCTGGAGCAGAGCAATAAAACCATACTGCTTTCTGAAATAATAGACGTAATAGAAAAAGAAACAAGAATTTTGAACAGGGAAAGGCTTATTGACAGTCTGAGTGTGAAGCTTGAAAACAAAATAATAAATGATATAGGGAAGAAAAAAGTAGAAATACTGGAAATTCTCAAGGAGGAAAATATTTATCTGAACCAGGAGGTGAAAAACTGGCAGGAAGCTATTATATTCGGCGGTAAGGTGCTGGAATCCAGAGGATATATAAGCAGCTCTTATATAGATGATATGCTGGAAATGTCAAATAAATACAGTGAATATATTGTTATTTCCGAAGGTGTGGCAATACCGCATTCCAAAAATAAAAGAAATGTATTTAAAACAGGAATGATGCTTCTTACCTTGAAAAATCCCGTTACATTTCCTGCCGGGCAGTCAGTGGATACTTTCTTTATATTTTCGATTTACAAAAAGCAGGAACATCTGAATGCAATAAGCGAATTAATAGATTTGATACTGAAATATGATATAAGATCATACTTGAAAAAGGAAAGCAGAAAGAAGAATGTCATAAAATTTATTTCAAATGTGGAGAGCTAG
- a CDS encoding class II aldolase/adducin family protein: MLYQKEREEMCEVVKVMFDRDLTNAAGGNLSERMNKEHFIMTPTLMAQQQLCKLEPEDILVVDKELNVIEGRGKVTREINMHMAIYEVSDSVKTVIHAHPKEAMVFACLGLEIEHLCENTVKLGKVETLPFSTATTEELAKTVKDYMTKRKDELEKHPIAALLNKHGIILADKSGLKAAYDVLERIEYEAYVNIQAKLLRLTEHIDLSDDRKLNYNMEE; encoded by the coding sequence ATGTTATATCAAAAAGAAAGAGAAGAAATGTGTGAAGTGGTAAAGGTAATGTTTGACAGGGATTTGACGAATGCAGCAGGCGGGAACTTAAGCGAGAGAATGAATAAAGAGCATTTTATAATGACACCGACTCTAATGGCACAGCAGCAGCTCTGCAAACTTGAGCCTGAAGATATTCTGGTAGTAGATAAGGAGCTTAATGTAATAGAAGGGAGAGGAAAAGTAACAAGAGAAATAAATATGCATATGGCTATATATGAAGTTTCTGATTCAGTAAAAACAGTAATACATGCCCACCCGAAAGAAGCTATGGTTTTTGCATGTCTCGGGCTGGAAATAGAGCATTTGTGTGAAAATACCGTAAAACTGGGAAAAGTAGAAACACTTCCGTTTTCTACGGCTACTACAGAGGAGCTCGCAAAGACAGTAAAGGATTATATGACAAAAAGAAAAGATGAACTGGAAAAACATCCGATAGCGGCACTTTTGAATAAGCACGGAATTATACTTGCAGATAAGAGCGGATTAAAAGCGGCATATGATGTGCTTGAGAGAATAGAGTACGAGGCTTATGTGAACATTCAGGCAAAGCTTCTGAGACTAACAGAGCATATTGATTTAAGTGATGACAGAAAACTAAATTATAATATGGAGGAATAA
- a CDS encoding 1-phosphofructokinase family hexose kinase — MIYTFTLNTAIDRIIYFEEELERKKNNKISHYLYDVGGKATHVSIILSQLGIDNIAAGFIGTEKGGLLKELLKEYNVKSEFIVQEGKTRESFVLVDNSGKGSFMITEKGFTVNEESYEKIIGYINEKLKKGDVAVFAGGPPPGIDEEKYRRLLRAANEKDAKLFVDCSGKFLKTAILETPFLIKPNKDEFEEFISKSGISDENEYIPYMEKLLDSGVKNVLLSLGKDGSMLAMENREVYRVYPPKIKEINDTGAGDSFVGGVVAGIAGNGDLLEAVKSATAISASKVASGMSSGFNNEEVEEFLKEIKIKKLK; from the coding sequence ATGATATATACATTCACTTTGAACACGGCAATAGACAGAATAATTTACTTTGAAGAGGAGCTGGAAAGAAAAAAAAATAATAAAATTTCACATTATTTATATGATGTAGGCGGAAAAGCAACACATGTTTCCATAATTCTGTCACAGCTGGGAATAGACAATATTGCGGCAGGATTCATAGGGACAGAAAAAGGCGGACTGCTTAAGGAGCTTTTGAAAGAATATAACGTCAAATCAGAATTTATAGTACAGGAGGGAAAAACAAGAGAATCCTTTGTACTTGTGGATAATTCCGGAAAAGGAAGCTTTATGATTACAGAAAAAGGATTTACAGTAAATGAGGAGTCATATGAAAAAATTATCGGTTATATAAATGAAAAACTGAAAAAAGGAGATGTAGCAGTATTTGCAGGAGGTCCCCCTCCGGGAATAGACGAAGAAAAATACAGAAGACTTTTGAGGGCGGCCAATGAAAAGGATGCAAAGCTGTTTGTGGACTGTTCGGGGAAATTTTTGAAAACAGCAATACTGGAAACTCCTTTTTTGATAAAGCCTAATAAAGACGAATTTGAAGAATTTATTTCAAAAAGCGGAATAAGTGATGAGAATGAATATATACCTTATATGGAAAAGTTGCTGGATTCCGGTGTGAAAAATGTTTTGCTGTCTCTGGGAAAAGACGGAAGTATGCTTGCAATGGAAAACAGAGAAGTATACAGAGTATATCCTCCAAAAATAAAAGAAATAAATGATACGGGAGCAGGAGATTCATTTGTAGGAGGAGTAGTAGCGGGAATTGCCGGAAACGGCGATCTGCTTGAAGCGGTAAAATCTGCTACGGCAATAAGTGCTTCCAAAGTAGCAAGTGGAATGAGTTCAGGATTTAATAACGAAGAAGTAGAAGAGTTTTTGAAAGAAATAAAAATAAAAAAATTAAAATAA